In a genomic window of Roseicitreum antarcticum:
- a CDS encoding TRAP transporter substrate-binding protein, producing the protein MIKNTGFILCTALTLAMSGAASADTTWRMATKMPVDSPEGRVFERFAELTEDYTDGALTITIFPNEQLGKENAVLEQLQANIVQLYAEGYGYMKKWEPALDWTAPSFVFDDYDHWVRFMQTDLVQSWFDNAAEQAGVRMLGDPTRILRGPFLVTVSNVPINSAADYQGLKLRMHESTRAIDAWTALGAEVITLPWTEVYQSISKGIVEGLNSPIALVEAMRFNEVAPHITRIDEFWQSIGFMVNAQAYEALDDETRMGLLKAYDEAGAFSRELMFDVAQQSIARMQEQGATYSVLDTSPLIETMATYYQEQEAAGNLPVGMLDAIEATRDSTQ; encoded by the coding sequence ATGATCAAGAACACAGGCTTTATACTCTGCACCGCACTGACACTGGCGATGTCTGGCGCAGCCAGCGCAGACACAACCTGGCGCATGGCGACCAAGATGCCGGTGGACAGCCCCGAGGGTCGGGTCTTCGAGAGGTTTGCAGAGCTGACCGAGGATTACACCGACGGTGCGCTGACAATCACCATCTTTCCGAACGAGCAGCTCGGCAAGGAGAACGCCGTTCTTGAACAGTTGCAGGCCAATATCGTTCAGCTCTACGCCGAGGGCTATGGCTACATGAAGAAATGGGAGCCGGCGCTGGACTGGACCGCACCGTCATTCGTCTTTGACGACTACGATCACTGGGTCCGTTTCATGCAGACGGATCTTGTGCAAAGCTGGTTCGACAATGCGGCCGAGCAGGCTGGCGTCCGTATGCTTGGTGATCCGACACGCATTCTGCGCGGCCCCTTTCTGGTCACGGTATCCAACGTCCCGATCAATTCGGCCGCAGATTATCAGGGGCTGAAGCTGCGCATGCACGAGAGCACCCGCGCCATCGACGCATGGACGGCACTCGGGGCTGAAGTGATCACACTGCCGTGGACAGAGGTCTATCAGTCGATCTCCAAGGGTATCGTCGAGGGGCTCAACTCCCCGATCGCGCTGGTCGAAGCGATGCGCTTCAACGAGGTCGCCCCCCATATCACCCGGATTGACGAGTTCTGGCAGTCCATCGGCTTCATGGTGAATGCACAGGCCTATGAAGCGCTGGACGACGAGACGCGCATGGGGCTGCTGAAAGCCTATGATGAGGCAGGTGCCTTCTCACGCGAGTTGATGTTCGATGTTGCACAACAGAGCATCGCCCGGATGCAAGAGCAAGGCGCAACTTACTCGGTTCTCGATACGTCACCGCTGATCGAGACGATGGCAACCTACTATCAGGAGCAGGAAGCCGCCGGAAACCTCCCGGTGGGCATGCTGGATGCCATCGAGGCGACCCGAGACAGCACGCAGTGA
- a CDS encoding TRAP transporter large permease, with translation MAWILFGSFLALILLRVPISIAIGTATVLTFLNSEFSHVLQIIPQQMLEGVNKASLTAVPFFIMAGNLMNASGVTERIFNFANAVVGHMKAGLAQVNILSSMIFAGISGAAVADCAGLGAIEIKAMRERGYKPDFAAAITVASSVVGPLIPPSIGLVLYAFLAQQSIERMFLAGLVPGVLVGLSLMIYVRVVAQFREFPTQPRAPMREVAGTAKHGILALIAPAIILGSIMFGFVTATEAGVLACLYCIAIGIWYRELTVRSFFDALSDTAMMTAVIMIIISFSIAMGWLLAIDQTPQKLADVVFSLTDSKYVFLALLLLFIILVGCVVEGVPAMLILVPTLLPLIDAYGIDRVHFGIIIQLGLLIGIATPPMGIGLYIVSEVGRVRFEQVTLAILPMLVPLFAALLLLTYVPQTVTFLPDFFLGP, from the coding sequence ATGGCATGGATACTCTTTGGATCGTTCCTCGCGCTGATCTTGCTGCGTGTTCCGATCTCGATCGCCATCGGTACCGCTACGGTACTGACGTTCCTCAATTCCGAGTTTTCGCACGTGCTCCAGATCATCCCTCAACAGATGCTGGAAGGCGTGAACAAGGCGTCGCTGACTGCGGTGCCGTTTTTCATCATGGCCGGAAACCTGATGAACGCCTCGGGTGTCACTGAGCGTATTTTCAACTTCGCAAATGCCGTCGTCGGCCATATGAAGGCGGGGCTGGCACAGGTGAACATCCTGTCCTCGATGATCTTTGCCGGTATCTCCGGCGCTGCGGTTGCAGATTGTGCGGGCCTCGGGGCCATCGAGATCAAGGCAATGCGCGAGCGGGGCTACAAACCCGATTTTGCCGCCGCGATCACCGTTGCCTCTTCGGTCGTCGGACCTCTGATTCCGCCCTCCATCGGTCTTGTGCTGTATGCATTCCTGGCTCAGCAATCCATCGAACGGATGTTCCTGGCAGGCCTGGTCCCGGGGGTTCTCGTAGGGCTTTCCCTGATGATCTATGTGCGCGTCGTGGCGCAGTTCCGGGAATTTCCGACCCAGCCCCGTGCGCCGATGCGCGAAGTCGCGGGCACCGCAAAGCATGGCATCCTGGCGCTGATCGCCCCGGCCATCATCCTTGGGTCAATCATGTTTGGCTTCGTTACCGCAACGGAAGCTGGCGTTCTCGCCTGTCTTTACTGCATTGCAATCGGGATCTGGTATCGGGAGCTGACGGTCCGGAGCTTCTTTGACGCCCTGTCAGATACCGCGATGATGACGGCTGTCATCATGATCATCATCTCTTTCTCCATCGCGATGGGCTGGTTGCTGGCCATTGATCAGACACCGCAGAAGCTTGCTGATGTGGTCTTTTCTCTGACCGACAGCAAATACGTCTTTCTCGCCCTGCTGCTGCTTTTCATTATCCTCGTCGGATGCGTCGTCGAGGGGGTGCCGGCAATGCTCATTCTGGTGCCCACCCTTTTGCCACTGATCGATGCCTATGGTATTGACCGGGTGCATTTTGGGATCATCATCCAGCTTGGGCTGTTGATCGGCATCGCGACGCCGCCAATGGGGATCGGGTTGTACATCGTCTCTGAAGTTGGGCGTGTGCGCTTCGAACAGGTCACGTTGGCCATATTGCCCATGCTGGTTCCCCTGTTTGCCGCTTTGCTCCTTCTCACATATGTGCCGCAGACCGTCACATTTCTGCCCGACTTCTTCCTGGGACCCTGA
- a CDS encoding ABC transporter permease, producing the protein MAHATLTHRMAGGGAPGPAGRTFDRARLAQWLIFVVTASLMLAPALPILLQVVIDRPLYADDWQFTLSNIADIVQSRRIGQIALTTAVFAFFSVIIAEVLGIGAALLIGRTDLPGRRVMGDVLMWPLYLSHLIFALGWVVMYGPSGFITQSIAQQAGGAPWNLYSIAGMSLVAGISQAPLAYLYCLYGAVRSVDSTLESAARTVGAGPLQVLRKVTLPLMVPSIITSSALNLVIAVETLSIPLFLARPARIDTLSTFLYAEGIAASNPNHGLVAASSLLLMVLVGSALVVQRLLLRQGHRFETVKGKGSRPMVLSLGRMRWPMAALFGLILLVAVVVPIAGIILRAFTSFLSPLVPVASVLTWANFERLFGNQANIRAITNTVEISLLSAGLGTALAVAVALVIQRSSFRFTGTLEALAYSPRVIPGMITGLGVFYAAIILPPMGWLRGNIGIMVVAYVMATLPLALGVIQPAIVQISRDLDKAARTVGADWVSSMRLIMVPLLKPALLGAFILLFVFHLKSYIIAIFLIAPGLEVMGVTMLSLWTNGDVGELAAFATLQIVMIAALLIVSRLLFKVKIYD; encoded by the coding sequence ATGGCTCATGCGACACTGACACACCGGATGGCGGGGGGCGGCGCGCCCGGACCCGCTGGCCGGACCTTTGACCGGGCACGGCTTGCCCAATGGCTGATCTTTGTGGTCACGGCATCGCTGATGCTGGCGCCGGCCCTGCCGATCTTGCTTCAAGTGGTGATCGACCGGCCGCTTTATGCGGATGACTGGCAGTTCACCCTGTCCAATATTGCCGATATTGTCCAATCCCGGCGCATCGGGCAAATTGCCCTGACCACGGCGGTTTTCGCGTTTTTCAGTGTCATCATCGCCGAGGTGCTGGGCATTGGTGCGGCCTTGCTGATCGGGCGCACCGACCTGCCGGGGCGTCGGGTCATGGGCGATGTGCTGATGTGGCCGTTGTATCTGTCGCATCTGATCTTCGCGCTTGGCTGGGTCGTGATGTACGGGCCATCGGGTTTCATCACGCAATCCATCGCGCAACAGGCGGGTGGCGCGCCGTGGAACCTCTATTCCATTGCGGGCATGTCGCTTGTCGCGGGCATATCGCAGGCGCCGCTGGCTTATCTCTATTGCCTTTATGGCGCGGTGCGGTCGGTCGATTCCACGCTGGAAAGCGCCGCGCGGACCGTTGGCGCAGGCCCGCTTCAGGTCTTGCGCAAGGTTACCCTGCCGCTGATGGTGCCGTCGATCATCACCTCTTCGGCGCTGAACCTGGTCATTGCGGTGGAAACCCTGTCGATTCCCCTGTTTCTGGCGCGACCGGCGCGCATTGATACCCTGTCCACCTTTCTTTACGCCGAAGGCATCGCGGCATCGAATCCGAACCATGGGCTGGTGGCAGCGTCCTCGCTGCTGCTGATGGTGCTGGTCGGCTCGGCGCTGGTGGTGCAGCGCTTGCTGTTGCGGCAGGGCCACAGGTTTGAAACCGTGAAGGGCAAGGGTAGCCGCCCGATGGTGCTGAGCCTTGGCCGGATGCGCTGGCCGATGGCCGCGCTTTTCGGGCTGATCTTGCTGGTCGCGGTTGTGGTGCCGATCGCCGGGATCATCTTGCGGGCCTTCACCTCGTTTCTGTCGCCGCTGGTGCCCGTGGCGTCGGTGCTCACCTGGGCGAATTTCGAGCGGCTTTTCGGCAATCAGGCCAATATCCGCGCCATCACCAACACGGTCGAGATTTCGCTTCTGTCCGCCGGGCTGGGCACCGCGCTGGCGGTTGCGGTGGCGCTGGTTATCCAGCGCTCATCCTTCCGGTTTACCGGCACGCTGGAGGCACTGGCCTATTCGCCGCGCGTGATCCCGGGCATGATTACCGGGCTGGGTGTTTTCTACGCGGCGATCATCCTGCCGCCGATGGGCTGGCTGCGCGGCAATATCGGGATCATGGTGGTTGCCTATGTCATGGCGACACTGCCGCTGGCGCTGGGTGTGATCCAGCCTGCGATTGTGCAGATCAGCCGAGACCTGGACAAGGCGGCCCGTACGGTAGGCGCCGACTGGGTCAGTTCAATGCGGCTGATCATGGTGCCGCTGCTGAAACCGGCGCTGCTGGGTGCTTTCATCTTGCTGTTCGTTTTTCATCTCAAGTCCTACATCATCGCCATCTTCCTGATTGCGCCGGGGCTGGAGGTCATGGGGGTAACCATGCTGTCGCTCTGGACCAATGGTGATGTCGGGGAACTGGCCGCCTTCGCAACCCTTCAGATTGTGATGATCGCTGCGCTGCTGATCGTCTCGCGTCTGCTTTTCAAGGTAAAGATCTATGACTGA
- a CDS encoding ABC transporter substrate-binding protein, with amino-acid sequence MKHLWIAGTTALLLAGSASAQTPPAGYPADYADLIAAARTEGSLLIYTNLSNDNLGPVIDAFKEVYPDIDVQSVEMGPSEAFSRYAAETGTGVASADLVVANSIPDWVRAVEGGTLDPYTSPEQANLPGWSYPEPGLYTFSTDPMVTIYNKLTVPADLQVASMEAYFANITAHPDVFEGKVGTYDGRYAFGGSIGYAFAAHHGDAAWEWFAAAGPMTRPGGGAGGMIERTLTGELASSFFVSAPVVLSRLDPALEQVLGWTFPSDGTPVFLRGMGIMAEAQNKAAARVFLDFVLSEPGQYAVAAGNLTPYRPGVAPEAPNVYSLDEVIAAIGDAEKLIMIDYDSDMVANFEAFTTRWGAAFNM; translated from the coding sequence ATGAAACATCTATGGATTGCCGGAACCACGGCGCTGCTGCTTGCGGGTTCTGCCAGCGCACAGACCCCGCCCGCAGGTTATCCGGCGGATTACGCCGACCTGATCGCTGCGGCAAGAACCGAAGGCTCGTTGCTGATCTATACCAATCTGTCGAATGACAACCTCGGGCCGGTCATCGACGCCTTCAAGGAGGTCTACCCCGATATTGACGTGCAATCGGTCGAGATGGGGCCGTCGGAAGCATTCTCGCGCTATGCCGCAGAAACCGGCACGGGGGTGGCCAGCGCGGATCTGGTCGTTGCAAACTCCATTCCGGACTGGGTGCGCGCGGTCGAGGGTGGCACGCTGGACCCTTATACGTCGCCCGAGCAGGCGAATCTGCCGGGCTGGTCCTATCCTGAGCCGGGGCTTTATACGTTCTCGACCGATCCGATGGTGACGATCTACAACAAGCTGACCGTGCCCGCAGACCTTCAGGTTGCGTCGATGGAAGCGTATTTCGCCAACATTACTGCGCATCCCGATGTGTTCGAAGGCAAGGTGGGCACCTATGACGGGCGCTATGCCTTTGGTGGCTCCATCGGCTACGCCTTTGCCGCGCATCACGGCGACGCGGCATGGGAATGGTTCGCCGCAGCAGGGCCGATGACGCGCCCGGGCGGCGGCGCCGGTGGCATGATCGAACGCACCCTGACGGGCGAACTGGCATCGTCATTCTTCGTATCCGCGCCCGTGGTGCTGAGCCGCCTTGACCCGGCGCTGGAACAGGTGCTGGGCTGGACCTTCCCGTCCGACGGCACGCCGGTCTTTCTGCGTGGCATGGGGATCATGGCCGAGGCGCAAAACAAGGCCGCCGCGCGCGTGTTTCTGGATTTCGTCCTGTCCGAGCCTGGGCAGTATGCGGTCGCTGCGGGGAACCTGACGCCCTATCGCCCGGGTGTCGCGCCCGAGGCACCGAATGTCTATTCCCTGGATGAGGTCATCGCGGCAATCGGTGATGCGGAAAAGCTGATCATGATCGACTACGACAGCGATATGGTCGCCAATTTTGAGGCTTTCACCACCCGCTGGGGCGCAGCTTTCAACATGTAA
- a CDS encoding GntR family transcriptional regulator encodes MDATEADTPEHVTDRLRSDIVLGALRPGEWLRQSDLQDRYGCTRSAARSALTRLTVDRIVEHAPNRGFRVAQPSIEVRSEITEVRLTLETLAAGQVVDNAGAADISAIRSAAQAFDAGVDVLPFQQMRRLNHAFHRVFYSPLRNHTLYGLINELRERDLPNDWSNWSTSAKVRQSSSDHLDMVAALVARDTQRLCSIVRSHLTNWTEMY; translated from the coding sequence ATGGACGCGACCGAAGCCGACACCCCGGAGCATGTCACCGACCGCCTGCGCAGCGATATTGTTCTGGGCGCGTTGCGTCCGGGTGAGTGGCTACGCCAATCGGATCTGCAAGACCGCTACGGTTGCACGCGCAGCGCAGCCCGGTCAGCCCTGACACGGCTGACAGTGGACCGCATCGTGGAACATGCGCCAAACCGAGGGTTCCGGGTGGCCCAGCCTTCGATCGAGGTCAGGTCGGAAATCACCGAAGTGCGGCTGACGCTGGAAACGCTGGCTGCGGGACAGGTCGTTGACAACGCCGGGGCGGCGGATATTTCTGCGATCCGCAGCGCTGCCCAGGCCTTTGATGCCGGGGTTGACGTGCTGCCGTTTCAGCAGATGCGGCGCCTGAACCACGCCTTTCACCGCGTTTTTTATTCGCCGCTGCGCAACCACACGCTTTATGGGCTTATCAATGAACTGCGTGAGCGCGATCTGCCAAATGACTGGTCGAACTGGTCAACTTCGGCGAAAGTTCGACAATCGAGTTCAGATCACCTGGACATGGTTGCGGCGCTGGTTGCGCGGGACACGCAGCGGCTGTGTTCGATCGTCCGTTCTCACCTTACAAACTGGACCGAGATGTATTGA
- the lsrK gene encoding autoinducer-2 kinase: protein MPQYYLAIDAGTGSGRAVIFDQTGAQCGLGQEEWTHTEEADVPGSMAFDTSANWALLCRCIRQAVAGAGVRADQICAISTTAMREGIVLYDAAGAEIWACANVDGRATAEVAALKARDPGLERAFYRISGQTFALGAWPRLEWLRHNRPGLFARAARLSMINDWIAARLSGEIVVEPSNAGTTGLMDATTRQWSDDLIRRAGLPRSLFPDVVEPGSRIGPVTAQAADATGLAQGTPVFCGGGDVQMGTLGLGLTGDGDAAVLGGSFWQQIINIPAGRTDDTMRVRINPHVIGGLNQAECISFFVGLTMRWFRDTFCAAEMAEAKARGIDVYAYLEELAAQVPPGSNGIIPIFSDAMDFGQWYHAAPSFLNMSIEPGHTTRASLFRALEENAAIVSSINLERVITFSGVSIEKPVIFAGGASKGALWAQILANVLGREVALPKVREATALGCAAVAAYGTGAYASLAEAGAAMAGTERVLTPDPALAGVYRDARARWEAAYPAQKQLADRNITTSMWRAPGV from the coding sequence ATGCCTCAGTACTACCTTGCGATTGACGCGGGAACCGGCAGCGGCCGGGCCGTGATCTTCGATCAGACCGGCGCGCAATGCGGGTTGGGTCAGGAGGAATGGACCCATACCGAAGAGGCTGATGTTCCCGGCTCGATGGCGTTTGATACAAGTGCCAACTGGGCTCTGTTGTGCCGCTGCATCCGTCAGGCGGTGGCGGGTGCCGGTGTCCGGGCGGATCAGATCTGCGCGATCAGCACCACGGCGATGCGCGAAGGCATCGTGCTGTATGACGCCGCAGGGGCCGAAATCTGGGCCTGCGCGAATGTCGACGGCCGCGCCACAGCCGAGGTTGCGGCGCTGAAGGCCCGCGACCCCGGGCTGGAACGTGCGTTTTACCGCATCAGCGGCCAGACCTTCGCGCTGGGGGCCTGGCCCCGGCTGGAATGGCTGCGCCACAACCGCCCGGGCCTGTTCGCCCGCGCCGCGCGGCTCTCGATGATCAACGACTGGATTGCGGCGCGGCTCAGCGGTGAAATCGTGGTGGAACCCTCAAACGCCGGCACCACCGGGCTGATGGATGCCACGACCCGGCAATGGTCCGATGACCTGATCCGCCGCGCCGGTCTGCCGCGCAGCCTGTTCCCCGATGTGGTCGAACCCGGATCACGGATCGGGCCGGTCACGGCGCAGGCCGCCGATGCCACCGGGCTGGCGCAGGGCACGCCGGTGTTTTGCGGCGGCGGCGATGTGCAGATGGGCACGCTGGGCCTTGGACTTACCGGTGACGGCGATGCTGCCGTGCTGGGCGGCAGCTTCTGGCAACAGATCATCAACATCCCCGCCGGACGCACCGATGACACCATGCGCGTGCGCATCAATCCGCATGTCATCGGCGGGCTTAATCAGGCTGAATGCATCTCGTTCTTTGTCGGGCTGACCATGCGCTGGTTCCGCGATACCTTCTGTGCCGCCGAAATGGCCGAGGCAAAGGCACGCGGCATCGACGTCTATGCATACCTTGAAGAACTGGCCGCGCAGGTGCCGCCGGGCAGCAACGGCATCATCCCGATATTCTCGGACGCAATGGATTTCGGGCAATGGTATCACGCCGCGCCGTCGTTTCTGAACATGTCCATCGAGCCCGGCCACACCACCCGCGCCAGCCTGTTCCGCGCGCTGGAAGAGAACGCGGCCATCGTGTCCAGCATCAATCTGGAACGGGTCATCACCTTTTCAGGTGTCAGCATCGAAAAGCCGGTGATCTTTGCTGGCGGGGCATCGAAAGGCGCGCTTTGGGCGCAGATCCTTGCGAATGTTCTGGGCCGCGAGGTGGCGCTGCCGAAGGTCCGCGAAGCGACCGCGCTGGGATGTGCTGCCGTAGCCGCCTATGGGACCGGTGCCTATGCCTCGCTGGCCGAGGCGGGTGCCGCCATGGCCGGGACCGAGCGGGTACTGACACCCGATCCCGCCCTTGCCGGGGTGTACCGCGATGCCCGCGCCCGGTGGGAGGCGGCGTACCCGGCGCAGAAGCAACTGGCAGACCGCAATATCACCACCTCCATGTGGCGCGCGCCCGGCGTATGA
- a CDS encoding TRAP transporter small permease subunit, which translates to MLCLTTATIALRPFGLALYWMWPWTMVFFIWLSFFGFFALYARLKDIRIDFVAQRMGRAGMAMTRIVADLAALFLAACLLAQAPMVIATSTGIYDGAVLPSGGEVPRLFLSVPLFLSTALVAITALIDLAKMAVGLPENTTLPHLEP; encoded by the coding sequence ATGCTTTGCCTGACCACAGCCACGATCGCACTGCGTCCGTTCGGGCTGGCCCTCTACTGGATGTGGCCGTGGACAATGGTCTTTTTCATCTGGCTCAGTTTCTTCGGATTTTTCGCCCTTTATGCCCGGCTCAAGGATATTCGAATCGACTTCGTCGCGCAGCGCATGGGGCGCGCGGGCATGGCCATGACCCGCATCGTCGCCGACCTCGCAGCGCTGTTTTTGGCGGCCTGTTTACTTGCGCAGGCGCCGATGGTGATCGCCACCTCCACCGGGATCTATGACGGGGCCGTCCTGCCATCCGGCGGCGAGGTTCCGCGTCTCTTCTTGTCAGTCCCGCTGTTTTTATCGACCGCACTTGTCGCGATCACGGCCCTGATCGACCTGGCCAAGATGGCTGTTGGTCTGCCCGAAAATACTACTTTGCCTCATCTGGAGCCCTGA
- a CDS encoding ABC transporter ATP-binding protein gives MTELVLTNVSRRYGAALAIDRVSLSVEDGEFLTLLGPSGCGKSTTLSAIAGLDHPTGGRITFGDRVLFDAETGAFLPPEARGFGVVFQSYALWPHLSVEDNVGMSLKLRKVPAVERRRRIAETLELVELGQLAKRYPGELSGGQQQRVALARAIVFRPPLLLLDEPLSNLDAQLRQQARSWLKDIQRELGLTTIYVTHDQDEALAMSDRIVVMRGGKVVQLGTPQQIYTDPIHPFAASFIGNANLLEVTGPPSDTSGPCEVRLADGQVVRARTPHAGLPEGAQLLAIRPHLISCTAVAEASEVKVTFGPESYLGDHFEQEAQVAGMTLRLSLEAPQPRGAGRIWIRAQDAVVFAATT, from the coding sequence ATGACTGAACTTGTGCTGACCAATGTATCGCGCCGCTATGGTGCCGCCCTGGCGATCGACCGTGTGTCACTGAGTGTCGAGGACGGTGAGTTCCTGACCCTGCTGGGCCCGTCGGGTTGTGGAAAGTCAACGACCCTGTCGGCCATTGCCGGGCTGGATCATCCGACCGGCGGGCGGATCACATTCGGGGACCGTGTGCTTTTCGATGCTGAAACCGGTGCCTTCCTGCCACCCGAGGCACGGGGCTTCGGTGTGGTCTTCCAGAGCTATGCGCTGTGGCCGCACCTGAGCGTCGAGGACAATGTGGGCATGTCCCTGAAGCTGCGCAAAGTGCCTGCAGTGGAACGCCGGCGCCGGATCGCCGAGACGTTGGAATTGGTCGAGCTTGGACAGTTGGCCAAACGCTATCCGGGAGAGTTGTCGGGCGGCCAGCAACAGCGCGTCGCGCTGGCACGGGCCATTGTGTTCCGACCACCGCTGCTCTTGCTGGATGAACCATTGTCCAATCTGGACGCGCAATTGCGCCAGCAGGCGCGCAGCTGGCTGAAGGATATCCAACGCGAACTGGGCCTGACCACAATCTATGTAACCCACGATCAGGACGAGGCGCTGGCCATGTCTGACCGCATCGTTGTCATGCGCGGCGGCAAGGTGGTCCAACTGGGCACGCCGCAGCAGATATACACCGACCCTATCCATCCGTTTGCCGCCAGTTTCATCGGCAATGCAAACCTCCTCGAGGTTACGGGTCCACCTTCGGACACTTCAGGGCCCTGCGAGGTCAGGCTGGCCGACGGGCAGGTCGTGCGCGCGCGTACACCGCATGCGGGGCTACCCGAGGGCGCACAATTGCTGGCGATCCGACCGCATCTGATCAGCTGCACTGCGGTGGCGGAGGCAAGCGAGGTCAAGGTCACCTTTGGGCCCGAAAGCTATCTTGGCGATCATTTCGAGCAAGAAGCGCAGGTAGCCGGTATGACCCTGCGCCTCAGCCTGGAGGCTCCGCAACCGCGCGGTGCCGGGCGCATCTGGATCCGGGCGCAGGACGCGGTGGTCTTTGCCGCCACGACGTGA
- a CDS encoding LVIVD repeat-containing protein, which produces MNDLRQPAHALNMRLIGHCDQGGRADGTQIMVRDGYAYVAHIFSRGFSVIDVRDPARPRTVNYIPAPPNTWSLHLQVHDNLLLAVHAQDQFAKPESVDERNYYKADTHDISKATGTEDRDYSAGMAVYNLSDPANPRQIGFMPVNGVGLHRIWYVGGRWAYASAQIEGFTDFILVTIDMADPTRPEIVGKFWLPGMNIAAGETPEWPLAQGRYSLHHPIVHGDIAWCGWRDGCLVVVDVADKAAPKLLTQRNWAPPFGGGTHNCLPLPDRDLLIVVDEAVLDNEEDGDKPIWVFDIREPANPVSISTFPKPSDRDYRAVGGHFGPHNIHENRPGSLVSDTLIFSTWQNGGLRVHDISDPYSPREVGAMVPQAPRHHVDHRPGRPLVINTTDVFVDTAGLIYFTDFSGGGLHIAEFDG; this is translated from the coding sequence ATCAATGACCTGCGCCAACCGGCCCATGCCCTGAACATGCGCCTGATCGGCCATTGCGATCAGGGCGGGCGCGCCGACGGGACGCAGATTATGGTGCGTGACGGCTATGCCTATGTCGCGCATATCTTTTCCCGGGGCTTCAGCGTGATTGATGTGCGCGATCCGGCGCGGCCGCGCACGGTCAACTATATTCCCGCACCGCCCAACACCTGGTCGCTGCACCTTCAGGTGCATGACAACCTGTTGCTGGCGGTCCATGCGCAGGACCAGTTCGCCAAACCCGAAAGCGTGGATGAGCGGAATTATTACAAGGCCGACACCCACGACATCTCCAAGGCGACTGGCACCGAGGACCGGGATTATTCGGCCGGCATGGCTGTGTATAACCTCAGCGATCCCGCAAACCCGCGCCAGATCGGCTTTATGCCGGTAAACGGCGTGGGGCTGCACCGCATCTGGTATGTCGGCGGGCGGTGGGCCTATGCCTCAGCGCAGATCGAAGGGTTCACCGATTTCATCCTTGTCACCATCGACATGGCCGACCCAACGCGCCCTGAAATCGTGGGCAAATTCTGGCTGCCCGGGATGAATATTGCCGCAGGGGAAACCCCGGAGTGGCCGCTGGCACAGGGGCGCTACAGCCTGCATCACCCGATCGTCCATGGCGATATCGCATGGTGCGGCTGGCGCGATGGCTGCCTTGTGGTGGTGGATGTGGCCGACAAGGCCGCGCCAAAACTACTGACGCAGCGCAACTGGGCGCCCCCATTTGGCGGCGGCACCCACAACTGCCTGCCGCTGCCGGACCGCGATCTGCTGATTGTTGTCGATGAGGCCGTACTGGACAACGAGGAAGACGGCGACAAACCGATCTGGGTTTTCGACATCCGCGAACCCGCGAACCCGGTGTCAATCTCGACCTTTCCCAAACCCTCAGACCGCGATTACCGTGCGGTCGGCGGGCATTTCGGGCCGCATAACATCCATGAAAACCGCCCCGGCAGTTTGGTCAGCGACACGCTGATCTTTTCCACCTGGCAAAACGGCGGGCTGCGGGTGCATGACATTTCTGACCCCTACTCCCCGCGCGAGGTGGGCGCGATGGTGCCTCAGGCACCGCGCCACCATGTGGACCACCGCCCGGGCCGTCCGCTGGTGATCAACACCACCGATGTTTTCGTCGACACTGCGGGGCTGATTTATTTTACCGATTTCAGCGGTGGGGGCCTTCACATTGCCGAGTTTGACGGCTGA